The following is a genomic window from Janibacter sp. DB-40.
GTCGACCTCGGCCTGCAACCCGGCCTGCTTCTCCGTCCCCGAGGAGACCCGCTCCTCGGCGGCCTCCTGGCGCTCCATGGCCTCGATCTCGACGTCCTCGAGGTCGCCCTGCCGCCGCGCGAGCGACTCGATCTCGCTCTGCAGGGCGGTCAGGTCGCGCGATGTCATGCCTGCCCCCGTGTCCAGACGCTGCTGGTCCCGCGCGGCGCGGTCGCGCACCTGCTGCACGTCGGCCTCGGCCCGGGCGACCTCACGTCGGATGTCCCCCAGCGTCGTCTCGGCGCGCACGACGTCGTCCTGGGCGCGCTGCAGCTGCGAACGGGCCTGCTCGAGGGCCGCGATCTGGGGCAGCCTCGTGCGGGCATGGGCGATCTGCTGCAGCCGGATGTCGAGCGCCTGCAGCTCGAGCAGCCGTGCCTGGACGAAGGGGTCTGCCTTCACTGGGGATCTCCTTGGGCTGTCTGTGCGCCGACGGTGAAGGTCCACGGGTCGGTGCAGATCGTGCTCACGTGGGTCTCCCATCCCACCACGTCGGCT
Proteins encoded in this region:
- a CDS encoding C4-type zinc ribbon domain-containing protein; this translates as MKADPFVQARLLELQALDIRLQQIAHARTRLPQIAALEQARSQLQRAQDDVVRAETTLGDIRREVARAEADVQQVRDRAARDQQRLDTGAGMTSRDLTALQSEIESLARRQGDLEDVEIEAMERQEAAEERVSSGTEKQAGLQAEVDRLTRERDEALAELDAEEKQVSAPRAELVASIDDALISLYDRIREKSGGLAAAELKHGRCGGCRLELNPVDLAAIEKAPVDEVVRCEECDRILVRTPAPQS